ACGAGAGTTTTTATGAGGATTCAAAGATGGGACAAAAGTAGTGTTAAAGTTTTTGGTAACTTGGAATTGCCCCCTTCATGGTTTTCTGTTTTCATTAATTTAAAAACCTACGTACATGCTCCTAAAAACTTGCAAGATTGTTAATAGCTTCCAATTGACTTTCATTGCACTATTCTTGGACTCATCTCCATAACTGACCTGCTATGTTGGAGGATGTGACAATTATGTATTCATGTGCAATCAGACGTCAGTACGATGTTTTCAACCTGCAAGCCCTGATTGACATGCTTGGACGTGTTTGTTACGTTCCTTGTaatgtattatttttatgattaattttTCCATCATATTTGTGGTATCTGCTTCTGCTAAACTTCAAATTTCAGACAACACATGTTGATAATatcttttgttgaatttttttaaaaacatccCTGGttatttttttcctgatattGAAAAAGCTTTAgaaaaattcaacaaaagatATTATCAAAATGTGTTGTCTGAAATTTGAAGTGATATTGAAAAAGCTTTTAATGTCTGCATTAATCCCCTATGTATTTTAGGGAGATGTGCTTCTTTACGGAATCTGTGAAGCTATTGATGAGGAAAAAGATCCTGATTGCTTAGTGCTCGTGTTTCATATAATTGAAAGTCTCGCCAAACTATATCCCGATCCATCTGGCCCTCTATCAAAATTTGCACAGGATTTGTTCGAAATTTTGGGAAGTTACTTTCCCATCCATTTTACACATGTGAGATTTCTTTACTCCACTTTAGTTCTTTCTTACCTTTCTTTTCTGATGAAAGTGTGTCCGATGTTAAATCATAATAAGCAACTCTACTCACTTCACTACCTAAATGAAAGTTAAACTGTGGAGGACTATCCATATTTCTAATTGAAAAGATTGCTTTGGTTCAATAAATGAGCGCTGGTAGCCGGATGCTCCAGTTAAGATAACTTCTGAGATGAGTGAGTGGCAACCTAAGGAATGTGTGAGTGACATTAATTTCAGTAGTTCAGGGTATTAGGTGATTTGAGACAGGTATAGTCAAGATACTTTCTTGAACTTAGAAGACAAGTACCATAATATGTGTGTGAAATTGTTTATGACTGGTCTAGGACTGTTCAATCTTGGTTGATTCAACCTGTTTTCATTATGCACCACTCTGGGTTGGTATTTGCACAACTAGGAAACATGTGTTTTTCCTTTAAATACTTACTATTTCTGAATTCCACTAATTTGGTCCACAATTTTATACTGCAGCGGAAAGGTGAGGATGATGATAATAAGAGAGAGGAGCTTTCAAGGGCATTATTGGTATGTAATTTGCATCTTGCATCATGTTACCAGTGCAAAAAACATATGAGCTGATATCCGAAAAAAGTTGTCTTTGGGCTTGATTCTGTAATATTACATCAGAAAACTTTTTAAGGAACTCTTTCTAGTAGCTTCTGATGTGTTGATGAATGACGACGACTCTCTGACATTTTGATATCAGAATAGACTTACTTTTATGCATTTGCTGATAAATAGGAAATGTTATAGTCGATGACAATTCCATTTTCCGAGGAATATGTTTGAACAACCCAGCcaattatattttcattttcctttatCTAATTTAAGATAAGAATGGATATTAGCACTATACCGGTGCTCAGATTCCGCTGAATAATTGAATCTCAATTGTTTTTTATAGGCCACATATTAGAAATTAAGCCTGACTTTATTTCTCTAGGAGAAATTTGGGAAGAGATTTTGTGTAgataaatactaattaattttATGGCTCTCCCTCCTTTCTTTGGAGTATGAGAGGGAGGAAAGCTCTTGCGGAATACTTGTGCTCATCCTTTCAGCTTGCATGAAAAAGGCAAGCATTTTCATATCTTTGTGTATATTGATGAATCATCTCAACCTAATCAACCTGAGCAGTGTTTTTATCTCTCTTATTtgatcagagtattttgaaacTGATGCTTTGTCAAATATCATATAGACATCCgcagaaaaataaagaaattacGTGTGTGCTTTTTTCTCTGTCCTCGGACAGTCATAAAGCTTGAACCTTTTTGTCAACTTAAGAGTTGATATCTTTATAATGTCTTTCAGCTGGCATTTGCTTCTACACCCCTTTTTGAACCATTCTCTATGCCCTTGCTGTTAGAGAAATTGTCTTCATCTCTGCCATCAGCTAAGGTTGGTGTTTTTTTAACCCAAGTCCTTTTTCTCATCTGTCCAACAATGAAGGGATTCACTTTATTCCGGACATTGGAAGAATTATATCTTCACCTGCAGGTGGAGTCATTTAGGTATATAAGCTATTGCACAACACAATATGGATCAGACAGAATGGTCAAATATGCTCAAGCTCTTTGGTCTTCTGTAAAAGAAGCTACATTTATTTCACCTCAATCTACTGTTTCCGCGGAGTCTGAATTGACGGGTGGAATGGGATTTCTGGACAATGATATGATGACGCAGGCTTTTGTACTACTGCAAGAGGTTATGCAGCAAGACATTATATTTACTAACTTGGTTCTGAGTGATAAAGACAtcaacatatttgtgaattccCTGATTGAGTCTACGGATTTCGGTGACATTTCTTTACTTCTCAGGCAGAAATTACATGCAGCTGGTCATATTCTGTCAGTTTGTGCTAAATCCTCGGCTGCATCGTGCAATAAGGTCTTCGAGAGTTATTTTCCTCTCCTCATGAATGCTTTAGGGATTTCCCCGGCTAAACCATCTCAAAAGAGCTACTTAGACGATGATTGTTCTgttttcaaacttaattttgGAGCTCTCTATCTCTGTATTGATTTTCTAGGTGCATGCAGATGTCTGACAGCATTCTTCGATAATTTCACCTTGGTTTCTGATTTTGCCAATCAGACATGGTGTGCAATGCTTCACAGATTCTCTGGGCCACTAATGAAGGGATTCATTTCTTTCTTAGGATCAAATATTGTTGACAGTGGACATAATGCCTTTGTATATCTTTGCGGTTAGTCCTGTTCTGTGAGTTCTGTCATCTATTTTTCCAAATGACAAACACGAGTGGTGATGCTGAAGCTAACTGTGTCATATTTACTGGATTTGTTTGCCCTTTTACTTGGCATGTCAAATTTGGAGAATGTTGTTAAATATGTATCTTCTTGCATGAAGTTTGTTGAAGTGTAAGCATACTTTGATTTTGTATGTAAGGTTCGCTAAGACATATGTATGCATAGATGTGTATGATGAAAAGAAGCATTAAATTGTTAAAAAGAGCATCTCAATaaacaaataacataaaatatatattgattGAGCATTTTAACTATCTGTGGAATTCCTCCAGTAAATTCCTCCATtactttattttctttggtgCACTTATCTTGAAGGAAAATCCTTGTTCCGAACTGCCTTATGAATTATAATGGTGGATAATTATGTTACTATCCATTAGCTGATCATTTTAGTCTAGAAGTGCTTAAAGTGTGTCGTTGGGTTAAAAAGTAAATATTATTTATGCTAAACTAGTTTTTCATTGCATGTTTAACTCCCATGACTGCAGTGAAGGGTTTGCAAACTCTGTCCACTTTTCCGGAAAGCTTTGTTCCAGTATCCAAGCACTTGTATGACTGTAGTTTGTTGATGTTGGTATCAATTGTCACTTCTGAGATCAATAAGACATTCTCGTGGACTTCAGCTTTGAAGGCACTGGTGGAGATTGGCTTGTTTATTGATAATTGTCCAGACTCTGGGAGAGCTTCATCCTATAAGAGTACTGTTGTCGAGAAGATTGTTTTCCTGATATCTTCTGGTGATAtaacttcttcttcatcacttaAATTGCAAGCAGCCTATGACATAGGAGCAACAAGGAAAGAATTTATGGTCAGAATTGTTCAAGGGTTGGATGAGGCCATAGCTGTCCATTTTTCTGCAGCTTATGTATGTATGCTATTTGTATATCCTATTCAACACAAAACAGAAGTTTTTATATGATGTAACTTCATCTTACTAGTCGCAATGCATTGTGTTTTGCCACTCACTTTTTTAGAGATCACATAGATCCTTGTATTATTGTAGTCAATTTTGTAATTGTTCTTTCTTTCTATTTTCTGCTTTTTTTTTTCCCCTTATActgttttataatttttttgtctccattttattttttctaGCTTGGTATCTACTGATTCAAGTTAGTACATGTAACTGTACAGGAACTTGGAAATCTTGAGTCCGATAAGTTGGCGACCGAGCTTCTTGATACTTATTCTAATAAGGTGCTTCCATGGTATGCAGAGTTTATTGCAATATCTACAATCATTTATTCGGTCATGGTTCTGTAAATATTTTCGGTCCTTTATTTTACAATCTTTTCTAGATCAAGCAATTATCTTTCAACTGGCTAAATGCCATCCTAGTCTTACCAAGTATCGAAACTGTCTTTAGTTATACCTATTACAATTACAGTGTGAGTTCGTGATTGATGTTGGCAATCTTATGCAATAGATAGAAGTCATTTTGGAGTTCGGTCAGAGATGGGTGTTGGACCCATTAGTTCGTCTACTTTTGATGAGTGTTTTTTCGCTCTATGTTAAAAGTTGATTGATTCGTATCGTTTCAGTTTAGAAATCCTGGGACTGAATTTGGACTTCCTGTCCATTTATCTAAATGTGCAACATGTCATCTGTTTACCTGCCTAGGTCTCTGAAGTGATAGGACATGGTTGAAATGACTTTTTGTGAGGAGGGGTAGGAAAATGGAGGACATGTTCCTTCACACTCACACTTGTATGCTATTGCTTATGAATCTTCTAGGAGAAGTCACCATGTAGGTAAGAATAGGTAGGGGAAACTGGTGGTGAATTCAGTAATGTTTGTCATggtaaaaacttttaaaaaggGAGCCCGGTTTAAGATCAGAATTGTTGTTTCTTTGGTAATCAAAATGATACTCGATTTCAAGTTATGTTACGgagtatttaaaaaatataaaacatcGAAAGATGAATAATAACTACCTTAGGCTTGACAATTTTAATGTGGTCTAGAGGCAGGAACTCGGTTTGCTATCTATCAGTCCTAACACTTTTCTCTTACCCTAACACTTTTCTCTTACCCCTTTCCTCCCAGCCCAGACAACGAGCTTCCTAACCTTCATAATCTAGTTTGTTGCCGGAAAGTGGCATATTCATTGCCAATGTTAGTCCTGCCTACCAACAAGCAAACCAAGATAAATAAATGCTTCTCAGAATGTCAAATTCGTTGAGCCGTGTGAAGAGACATTCCCATATGATGGCAGTGAAAACTTTTCTAAAATCTAAATCAATGTTTTAGCTGTACTGTACAACCTTCGCTATCTTGAAATTATTCCCCGATGAATTTTGAATGATGTCGATTCTATGTGGTAGGCAATTAGATCTACGCAATTTGTATTATTCCGCAGATTccatttgatttattttcttaGATGTGCTGATTTTTTTGGATTGATAGAGTATTCTTATGATTTTCCAGTATTCATGAACTTAGTTCTTGACATGACTACAGGTTTCTTGAAACCGGGGATTCTGAGGAAATTCCAATTAAGTTTGCGCTCGGTATCTGGGCCAACATCGAAAATAGTAGGTGTATCAACCCCAGACCTCCAGACAATGCAAGTGTGAGACATTTGATTTGAATAATTAAATGACCAACTTTTTCGCATACCTTGTTTGTTTCTTTTTGACTATTGCTAATCGTGAGATCTGGTATCAGAATCTTCTTGGTGCAACCATGACTGCAATGAAGAAGGCTGTTGGGAGCTGTACAGTGGAAGGCCAGGAGATGATTATAAACAAATCTTATGAACTACTCCTTGAAAGCAACTGTTTTGAGTCAATGGGATTCCAATCTGACAATTGTTCCTCAAAATTGAAAGGACTCcagcaaaatcacaattttgGCTCTTCCACCTATAGATATGAATGGCTCATTTCCTTATTTGCTTCAGTTGTTATAGCCCTCCGTCCTCAGGCATGCATACCAAATGGAAAAATGATGGTGCAGCTATTTATCTCAGCCATCCTCAATGGCCATGTTTCATCAGCTCATGCTTTGAGTGCTTTAGTTAATAAACTACCTTCAAAAATTACAGGAATAAATTCGTTTAGAAGCATCAGCCTGGAAGAGGTCTTGGACATGATATTTGGTAGTTTCTTCAGGACTTCCAGCAATGGTAGTATGTCTGGAAATGATGGACATGA
The Primulina tabacum isolate GXHZ01 chromosome 9, ASM2559414v2, whole genome shotgun sequence DNA segment above includes these coding regions:
- the LOC142556055 gene encoding MMS19 nucleotide excision repair protein homolog isoform X4, with protein sequence MGGSTECVKHIELYVNSSATSLQQEASVNAIATLLKNDTLNIETLVREMEMYLTTTDHIIRSRGILLLAEVLAKLTSKPLTDTSIHSLIGFFSERLADWKASRGAIVGCLALLGRKKEVGMVTDSEAKAVALSYLQNLQVQALGQHDRKLSFRLMECILDHYACAIRDLGDVLLYGICEAIDEEKDPDCLVLVFHIIESLAKLYPDPSGPLSKFAQDLFEILGSYFPIHFTHRKGEDDDNKREELSRALLLAFASTPLFEPFSMPLLLEKLSSSLPSAKVESFRYISYCTTQYGSDRMVKYAQALWSSVKEATFISPQSTVSAESELTGGMGFLDNDMMTQAFVLLQEVMQQDIIFTNLVLSDKDINIFVNSLIESTDFGDISLLLRQKLHAAGHILSVCAKSSAASCNKVFESYFPLLMNALGISPAKPSQKSYLDDDCSVFKLNFGALYLCIDFLGACRCLTAFFDNFTLVSDFANQTWCAMLHRFSGPLMKGFISFLGSNIVDSGHNAFVYLCVKGLQTLSTFPESFVPVSKHLYDCSLLMLVSIVTSEINKTFSWTSALKALVEIGLFIDNCPDSGRASSYKSTVVEKIVFLISSGDITSSSSLKLQAAYDIGATRKEFMVRIVQGLDEAIAVHFSAAYELGNLESDKLATELLDTYSNKVLPWFLETGDSEEIPIKFALGIWANIENSRCINPRPPDNNLLGATMTAMKKAVGSCTVEGQEMIINKSYELLLESNCFESMGFQSDNCSSKLKGLQQNHNFGSSTYRYEWLISLFASVVIALRPQACIPNGKMMVQLFISAILNGHVSSAHALSALVNKLPSKITGINSFRSISLEEVLDMIFGSFFRTSSNGSMSGNDGHEIDLSGLKLDTLRIQSAKSNVVIGLAWIGKALLMRGHVKVKDITMTLLGLLMLDGNIGDSNQLQEWTEVCDEEYVPQLMKCAADSFHIIMSDSEECLNRRYHAVIRPLYKQRFFSSVIPILSSLVVKSESSSVRSMLYRAFAHVVSDAPLTAILSEAKKLIPILLDCLAILSMDVLDKDIIYNVLLVVSGLLTDRNGEEAVIGNAPRIINQLIDLTAYSQSMAIRETAIQCLVAMSELPHTRIYPLKTQVLQSISKALDDPKRIIRQEAVRCRSAWASV
- the LOC142556055 gene encoding MMS19 nucleotide excision repair protein homolog isoform X3, with the protein product MGGSTECVKHIELYVNSSATSLQQEASVNAIATLLKNDTLNIETLVREMEMYLTTTDHIIRSRGILLLAEVLAKLTSKPLTDTSIHSLIGFFSERLADWKASRGAIVGCLALLGRKKEVGMVTDSEAKAVALSYLQNLQVQALGQHDRKLSFRLMECILDHYACAIRDLGDVLLYGICEAIDEEKDPDCLVLVFHIIESLAKLYPDPSGPLSKFAQDLFEILGSYFPIHFTHRKGEDDDNKREELSRALLLAFASTPLFEPFSMPLLLEKLSSSLPSAKVESFRYISYCTTQYGSDRMVKYAQALWSSVKEATFISPQSTVSAESELTGGMGFLDNDMMTQAFVLLQEVMQQDIIFTNLVLSDKDINIFVNSLIESTDFGDISLLLRQKLHAAGHILSVCAKSSAASCNKVFESYFPLLMNALGISPAKPSQKSYLDDDCSVFKLNFGALYLCIDFLGACRCLTAFFDNFTLVSDFANQTWCAMLHRFSGPLMKGFISFLGSNIVDSGHNAFVYLCVKGLQTLSTFPESFVPVSKHLYDCSLLMLVSIVTSEINKTFSWTSALKALVEIGLFIDNCPDSGRASSYKSTVVEKIVFLISSGDITSSSSLKLQAAYDIGATRKEFMVRIVQGLDEAIAVHFSAAYELGNLESDKLATELLDTYSNKVLPWFLETGDSEEIPIKFALGIWANIENSRCINPRPPDNASNLLGATMTAMKKAVGSCTVEGQEMIINKSYELLLESNCFESMGFQSDNCSSKLKGLQQNHNFGSSTYRYEWLISLFASVVIALRPQACIPNGKMMVQLFISAILNGHVSSAHALSALVNKLPSKITGINSFRSISLEEVLDMIFGSFFRTSSNGSMSGNDGHEIDLSGLKLDTLRIQSAKSNVVIGLAWIGKALLMRGHVKVKDITMTLLGLLMLDGNIGDSNQLQEWTEVCDEEYVPQLMKCAADSFHIIMSDSEECLNRRYHAVIRPLYKQRFFSSVIPILSSLVVKSESSSVRSMLYRAFAHVVSDAPLTAILSEAKKLIPILLDCLAILSMDVLDKDIIYNVLLVVSGLLTDRNEEAVIGNAPRIINQLIDLTAYSQSMAIRETAIQCLVAMSELPHTRIYPLKTQVLQSISKALDDPKRIIRQEAVRCRSAWASV
- the LOC142556055 gene encoding MMS19 nucleotide excision repair protein homolog isoform X2, with amino-acid sequence MGGSTECVKHIELYVNSSATSLQQEASVNAIATLLKNDTLNIETLVREMEMYLTTTDHIIRSRGILLLAEVLAKLTSKPLTDTSIHSLIGFFSERLADWKASRGAIVGCLALLGRKKEVGMVTDSEAKAVALSYLQNLQVQALGQHDRKLSFRLMECILDHYACAIRDLGDVLLYGICEAIDEEKDPDCLVLVFHIIESLAKLYPDPSGPLSKFAQDLFEILGSYFPIHFTHRKGEDDDNKREELSRALLLAFASTPLFEPFSMPLLLEKLSSSLPSAKVESFRYISYCTTQYGSDRMVKYAQALWSSVKEATFISPQSTVSAESELTGGMGFLDNDMMTQAFVLLQEVMQQDIIFTNLVLSDKDINIFVNSLIESTDFGDISLLLRQKLHAAGHILSVCAKSSAASCNKVFESYFPLLMNALGISPAKPSQKSYLDDDCSVFKLNFGALYLCIDFLGACRCLTAFFDNFTLVSDFANQTWCAMLHRFSGPLMKGFISFLGSNIVDSGHNAFVYLCVKGLQTLSTFPESFVPVSKHLYDCSLLMLVSIVTSEINKTFSWTSALKALVEIGLFIDNCPDSGRASSYKSTVVEKIVFLISSGDITSSSSLKLQAAYDIGATRKEFMVRIVQGLDEAIAVHFSAAYELGNLESDKLATELLDTYSNKVLPWFLETGDSEEIPIKFALGIWANIENSRCINPRPPDNASNLLGATMTAMKKAVGSCTVEGQEMIINKSYELLLESNCFESMGFQSDNCSSKLKGLQQNHNFGSSTYRYEWLISLFASVVIALRPQACIPNGKMMVQLFISAILNGHVSSAHALSALVNKLPSKITGINSFRSISLEEVLDMIFGSFFRTSSNGSMSGNDGHEIDLSGLKLDTLRIQSAKSNVVIGLAWIGKALLMRGHVKVKDITMTLLGLLMLDGNIGDSNQLQEWTEVCDEEYVPQLMKCAADSFHIIMSDSEECLNRRYHAVIRPLYKQRFFSSVIPILSSLVVKSESSSVRSMLYRAFAHVVSDAPLTAILSEAKKLIPILLDCLAILSMDVLDKDIIYNVLLVVSGLLTDRNGEEAVIGNAPRIINQLIDLTAYSQSMAIRETAIQCLVAMSELPHTRIYPLKTQVLQSISKALDDPKRIIRQEAVRCRSAWASV
- the LOC142556055 gene encoding MMS19 nucleotide excision repair protein homolog isoform X1, with translation MGGSTECVKHIELYVNSSATSLQQEASVNAIATLLKNDTLNIETLVREMEMYLTTTDHIIRSRGILLLAEVLAKLTSKPLTDTSIHSLIGFFSERLADWKASRGAIVGCLALLGRKKEVGMVTDSEAKAVALSYLQNLQVQALGQHDRKLSFRLMECILDHYACAIRDLGDVLLYGICEAIDEEKDPDCLVLVFHIIESLAKLYPDPSGPLSKFAQDLFEILGSYFPIHFTHRKGEDDDNKREELSRALLLAFASTPLFEPFSMPLLLEKLSSSLPSAKVESFRYISYCTTQYGSDRMVKYAQALWSSVKEATFISPQSTVSAESELTGGMGFLDNDMMTQAFVLLQEVMQQDIIFTNLVLSDKDINIFVNSLIESTDFGDISLLLRQKLHAAGHILSVCAKSSAASCNKVFESYFPLLMNALGISPAKPSQKSYLDDDCSVFKLNFGALYLCIDFLGACRCLTAFFDNFTLVSDFANQTWCAMLHRFSGPLMKGFISFLGSNIVDSGHNAFVYLCVKGLQTLSTFPESFVPVSKHLYDCSLLMLVSIVTSEINKTFSWTSALKALVEIGLFIDNCPDSGRASSYKSTVVEKIVFLISSGDITSSSSLKLQAAYDIGATRKEFMVRIVQGLDEAIAVHFSAAYELGNLESDKLATELLDTYSNKVLPWFLETGDSEEIPIKFALGIWANIENSRCINPRPPDNASNLLGATMTAMKKAVGSCTVEGQEMIINKSYELLLESNCFESMGFQSDNCSSKLKGLQQNHNFGSSTYRYEWLISLFASVVIALRPQACIPNGKMMVQLFISAILNGHVSSAHALSALVNKLPSKITGINSFRSISLEEVLDMIFGSFFRTSSNGSMSGNDGHEIDLSGLKLDTLRIQSAKSNVVIGLAWIGKALLMRGHVKVKDITMTLLGLLMLDGNIGDSNQLQEWTEVCDEEYVPQLMKCAADSFHIIMSDSEECLNRRYHAVIRPLYKQRFFSSVIPILSSLVVKSESSSVRSMLYRAFAHVVSDAPLTAILSEAKKLIPILLDCLAILSMDVLDKDIIYNVLLVVSGLLTDRNGEEAVIGNAPRIINQLIDLTAYSQSMAIRETAIQCLVAMSELPHTRIYPLKTQVLQSISKALDDPKRIIRQEAVRCRSAWYVIS
- the LOC142556055 gene encoding MMS19 nucleotide excision repair protein homolog isoform X5, encoding MGGSTECVKHIELYVNSSATSLQQEASVNAIATLLKNDTLNIETLVREMEMYLTTTDHIIRSRGILLLAEVLAKLTSKPLTDTSIHSLIGFFSERLADWKASRGAIVGCLALLGRKKEVGMVTDSEAKAVALSYLQNLQVQALGQHDRKLSFRLMECILDHYACAIRDLGDVLLYGICEAIDEEKDPDCLVLVFHIIESLAKLYPDPSGPLSKFAQDLFEILGSYFPIHFTHRKGEDDDNKREELSRALLLAFASTPLFEPFSMPLLLEKLSSSLPSAKVESFRYISYCTTQYGSDRMVKYAQALWSSVKEATFISPQSTVSAESELTGGMGFLDNDMMTQAFVLLQEVMQQDIIFTNLVLSDKDINIFVNSLIESTDFGDISLLLRQKLHAAGHILSVCAKSSAASCNKVFESYFPLLMNALGISPAKPSQKSYLDDDCSVFKLNFGALYLCIDFLGACRCLTAFFDNFTLVSDFANQTWCAMLHRFSGPLMKGFISFLGSNIVDSGHNAFVYLCVKGLQTLSTFPESFVPVSKHLYDCSLLMLVSIVTSEINKTFSWTSALKALVEIGLFIDNCPDSGRASSYKSTVVEKIVFLISSGDITSSSSLKLQAAYDIGATRKEFMVRIVQGLDEAIAVHFSAAYELGNLESDKLATELLDTYSNKVLPWFLETGDSEEIPIKFALGIWANIENSRCINPRPPDNASNLLGATMTAMKKAVGSCTVEGQEMIINKSYELLLESNCFESMGFQSDNCSSKLKGLQQNHNFGSSTYRYEWLISLFASVVIALRPQACIPNGKMMVQLFISAILNGHVSSAHALSALVNKLPSKITGINSFRSISLEEVLDMIFGSFFRTSSNGSMSGNDGHEIDLSGLKLDTLRIQSAKSNVVIGLAWIGKALLMRGHVKVKDITMTLLGLLMLDGNIGDSNQLQEWTEVCDEEYVPQLMKCAADSFHIIMSDSEECLNRRYHAVIRPLYKQRFFSSVIPILSSLVVKSESSSVRSMLYRAFAHVVSDAPLTAILSEAKKLIPILLDCLAILSMDVLDKDIIYNVLLVVSGLLTDRNVLDGTINV
- the LOC142556055 gene encoding MMS19 nucleotide excision repair protein homolog isoform X6 yields the protein MVTDSEAKAVALSYLQNLQVQALGQHDRKLSFRLMECILDHYACAIRDLGDVLLYGICEAIDEEKDPDCLVLVFHIIESLAKLYPDPSGPLSKFAQDLFEILGSYFPIHFTHRKGEDDDNKREELSRALLLAFASTPLFEPFSMPLLLEKLSSSLPSAKVESFRYISYCTTQYGSDRMVKYAQALWSSVKEATFISPQSTVSAESELTGGMGFLDNDMMTQAFVLLQEVMQQDIIFTNLVLSDKDINIFVNSLIESTDFGDISLLLRQKLHAAGHILSVCAKSSAASCNKVFESYFPLLMNALGISPAKPSQKSYLDDDCSVFKLNFGALYLCIDFLGACRCLTAFFDNFTLVSDFANQTWCAMLHRFSGPLMKGFISFLGSNIVDSGHNAFVYLCVKGLQTLSTFPESFVPVSKHLYDCSLLMLVSIVTSEINKTFSWTSALKALVEIGLFIDNCPDSGRASSYKSTVVEKIVFLISSGDITSSSSLKLQAAYDIGATRKEFMVRIVQGLDEAIAVHFSAAYELGNLESDKLATELLDTYSNKVLPWFLETGDSEEIPIKFALGIWANIENSRCINPRPPDNASNLLGATMTAMKKAVGSCTVEGQEMIINKSYELLLESNCFESMGFQSDNCSSKLKGLQQNHNFGSSTYRYEWLISLFASVVIALRPQACIPNGKMMVQLFISAILNGHVSSAHALSALVNKLPSKITGINSFRSISLEEVLDMIFGSFFRTSSNGSMSGNDGHEIDLSGLKLDTLRIQSAKSNVVIGLAWIGKALLMRGHVKVKDITMTLLGLLMLDGNIGDSNQLQEWTEVCDEEYVPQLMKCAADSFHIIMSDSEECLNRRYHAVIRPLYKQRFFSSVIPILSSLVVKSESSSVRSMLYRAFAHVVSDAPLTAILSEAKKLIPILLDCLAILSMDVLDKDIIYNVLLVVSGLLTDRNGEEAVIGNAPRIINQLIDLTAYSQSMAIRETAIQCLVAMSELPHTRIYPLKTQVLQSISKALDDPKRIIRQEAVRCRSAWASV